From Brassica oleracea var. oleracea cultivar TO1000 chromosome C3, BOL, whole genome shotgun sequence, a single genomic window includes:
- the LOC106330122 gene encoding uncharacterized protein LOC106330122 — MELFDRTHKNKAGAFVDERSEKIYNDVAARIDERETQLAQESADGSPVVLSTIEVDRIYEEVAPKKKGRVLGIGSVNDVPRATSSYGQRRDDEVSQLRDVLETTQHQLSSTQNELASTKTSFTARMSGLENFLDVIAATNPEWEAMFRTMKQQNPIPGETSVQVNEADLSRRSEEFYDAAMQH; from the exons ATGGAACTTTTCGATCGGACCCACAAAAACAAGGCGGGCGCATTTGTAGATGAGAGGTCTGAGAAGATCTACAATGATGTGGCAGCTCGTATTGACGAGCGTGAGACCCAGCTGGCGCAGGAGTCCGCCGACGGATCACCCGTCGTCTTATCCACAATAGAAGTGGATAGAATTTACGAGGAG GTCGCTCCCAAGAAAAAGGGACGTGTGTTGGGGATTGGTTCCGTCAACGATGTTCCGAGAGCGACTTCCTCTTATGGCCAGAGACGGGATGATGAAGTCTCTCAGCTGCGCGACGTGTTGGAGACGACACAACATCAGCTGTCGTCGACACAAAACGAGTTGGCCTCGACAAAAACGTCGTTCACAGCTCGTATGAGTGGTCTCGAGAACTTCTTGGACGTCATAGCGGCCACAAATCCGGAATGGGAGGCCATGTTCAGGACCATGAAACAACAAAACCCCATTCCAGGCGAGACATCCGTGCAAGTCAACGAGGCAGATCTCTCGAGAAGGAGCGAGGAATTCTACGACGCGGCAATGCAGCATTAG